In Amycolatopsis sp. EV170708-02-1, the following are encoded in one genomic region:
- a CDS encoding GNAT family N-acetyltransferase: protein MDLTTERLVVRDWSEDDAEAALAIYGTTDVTRWLTPAMDRVTDAAAMRSVLQAWQQAQPNLVPPRGRWAVQRKEDGMVVGGLGIHLLPPFEEDLEISWQLHPDAWGEGYASEAARALIGWAFTQDTDELFAVARPNNTRAIATAKRLGMVWVGETDKYYGLRLQVYRIRHTDTV, encoded by the coding sequence ATGGACTTGACCACCGAGAGGCTCGTCGTCCGTGATTGGTCCGAGGACGACGCCGAAGCCGCGCTGGCGATCTACGGCACCACAGACGTGACCCGTTGGCTCACCCCGGCGATGGACCGGGTGACCGACGCGGCGGCCATGCGTTCGGTTCTGCAGGCCTGGCAGCAGGCGCAGCCGAATCTCGTGCCACCGCGCGGAAGATGGGCGGTGCAGCGCAAGGAAGACGGCATGGTCGTCGGCGGGCTGGGCATCCATCTGCTGCCACCGTTCGAAGAAGACCTGGAGATCAGCTGGCAGCTGCACCCGGACGCCTGGGGCGAGGGTTACGCCTCCGAGGCCGCCCGCGCGCTGATCGGCTGGGCGTTCACCCAGGACACGGACGAACTGTTCGCCGTCGCCCGGCCGAACAACACGCGCGCCATCGCGACCGCGAAACGGCTCGGGATGGTCTGGGTCGGGGAAACCGACAAGTACTACGGGCTTCGCCTGCAGGTGTACCGGATCCGGCACACGGACACGGTTTAG
- a CDS encoding amidase: MVSVASATTAVPAWAAERSGRPVVAGIDLERATIPDLQRAMRSGRLSSVELTAFYLHRIRKLNPTLHAVLSTNPDALRLAAESDLRRHRHRSKGPMDGIPVLLKDNIDTADRQPTTAGSTALLESRPYRDAGVVENLREAGAVILGKANLSEWSSYRSTSSSNGWSPLAGQTANPYVLDRNPCGSSSGPGVAVAAHLATVAVGTETDGSISCPSGANGIVGVKPSLGLVSRSGIVPVSKQQDTAGPMARNVVDAAILLAALNGADRRDPITVDAARQSLDDYTKFLRPNALHGKRIGVWREVYTPDDTTKAAFEQALTRLRKLGATTVEITIPYLDVIAANEFPAIRTEFKHDINAYLASTGGKHPADLAGLIQYNLDHAAVEMPYWTHNLWDRSQATTGDLNDPAYRAMREAATSAARRGLDETLRGAKLDAIVAPTNNAAWKTQLGVGDGALLIDSSGPAAVSGYANMTVPMAYAGPLPLGLSIMGGRFSEPSLLAVAYAFEQDTKVRRLPTFIPSIG; this comes from the coding sequence ATGGTGTCCGTGGCGTCCGCCACCACGGCCGTCCCGGCATGGGCCGCGGAACGGTCCGGGCGCCCCGTCGTGGCCGGGATCGACCTGGAGCGGGCGACGATCCCCGATCTGCAGCGGGCGATGCGCTCCGGGCGGCTGTCCTCGGTCGAGCTGACCGCCTTCTACCTGCACCGGATCCGCAAGCTGAACCCGACGCTGCACGCGGTGCTCTCCACGAACCCGGACGCGCTGCGGCTCGCCGCGGAGAGTGACCTGCGGCGGCACCGGCACCGCTCGAAGGGCCCCATGGACGGCATCCCGGTGCTGCTCAAGGACAACATCGACACCGCGGACCGGCAGCCGACCACCGCGGGCTCGACCGCGCTGCTGGAGTCGCGCCCGTACCGTGACGCCGGCGTGGTCGAGAACCTGCGCGAGGCCGGGGCGGTCATCCTCGGCAAGGCCAACCTTTCGGAGTGGTCGAGCTACCGCTCCACCAGCTCGTCGAACGGCTGGAGCCCGCTCGCCGGCCAGACCGCGAACCCCTATGTCCTCGACCGCAACCCGTGCGGCTCGTCGTCCGGCCCGGGGGTCGCCGTCGCGGCACACCTGGCGACCGTCGCCGTCGGGACCGAAACGGACGGTTCGATCAGCTGCCCATCCGGCGCCAACGGCATCGTGGGCGTCAAGCCGAGCCTCGGGCTCGTCAGCCGCAGCGGGATCGTGCCGGTGTCGAAACAGCAGGACACCGCGGGCCCGATGGCGCGCAACGTGGTCGACGCCGCGATCCTGCTCGCGGCCCTCAACGGCGCCGACCGTCGTGACCCGATCACCGTCGACGCCGCGAGACAGTCTCTCGACGACTACACGAAGTTCCTGCGTCCCAACGCTTTGCACGGGAAACGGATCGGTGTCTGGCGCGAGGTCTACACCCCGGACGACACGACGAAGGCGGCGTTCGAGCAGGCGTTGACCAGGCTGCGGAAGCTCGGCGCGACCACGGTCGAGATCACCATCCCGTACCTGGACGTCATCGCGGCCAACGAGTTCCCCGCGATCAGGACCGAGTTCAAACACGACATCAACGCCTACCTCGCCTCCACCGGCGGCAAGCATCCTGCCGACCTCGCGGGGCTGATCCAGTACAACCTGGACCACGCGGCCGTCGAAATGCCGTACTGGACCCACAATCTCTGGGACCGGTCGCAGGCCACCACCGGTGATCTGAACGATCCGGCGTATCGCGCGATGCGGGAAGCCGCGACGAGCGCCGCCCGGCGAGGCCTCGACGAGACGCTGCGCGGCGCGAAACTGGACGCGATCGTCGCGCCGACGAACAACGCCGCGTGGAAGACACAGCTCGGGGTCGGCGACGGCGCGCTGCTGATCGACTCGTCCGGCCCGGCGGCCGTTTCGGGCTACGCCAACATGACCGTCCCGATGGCGTACGCCGGGCCGTTGCCACTGGGACTGTCGATCATGGGCGGGCGGTTCAGCGAACCGTCACTGCTGGCCGTCGCCTACGCCTTCGAGCAGGACACGAAGGTCCGGCGGCTGCCGACGTTCATCCCGTCGATCGGCTGA
- a CDS encoding helix-turn-helix domain-containing protein, translated as MRADASIAPDQACPIAPVVDLVFSRWTTPILWALNEFGRQRFVELERRIGSITPKVLTQRLRQLERDGLITRTYHAEVPPRVEYEISDLGRSLAPLFATLADWSTENLPKVEEARSAYDSGS; from the coding sequence ATGCGCGCCGACGCCTCGATCGCCCCTGACCAAGCCTGCCCGATCGCCCCCGTGGTCGACCTCGTCTTCAGCCGCTGGACCACGCCGATCCTGTGGGCGCTCAACGAGTTCGGCAGGCAGCGGTTCGTCGAACTCGAGCGTCGCATCGGCTCGATCACGCCGAAGGTGCTGACGCAGCGGCTGCGGCAACTCGAACGCGACGGTCTGATCACCCGGACCTATCACGCCGAGGTGCCGCCCCGGGTCGAGTACGAGATCAGCGACCTCGGCCGGAGCCTGGCGCCGCTGTTCGCGACCCTCGCGGACTGGTCGACGGAGAACCTGCCGAAGGTGGAAGAGGCGCGGTCGGCTTACGACTCGGGTAGCTGA
- a CDS encoding TetR/AcrR family transcriptional regulator → MSRVKEFDVDAACEAALELFWRQGYEATSVSDLVAELGIGKASLYATFGTKHELYLTALNRYIARGNERFVEDFAGPGPALAGVRRLIDRYLAEILGESGRKGCFVVNAAMEMMPKDPEVVRVIERSWDALELAVRMALSRAKAQGELDATADPEELAGFLLTVLQGMRVLSKGPDPAARAKATARQAIAVLEAARKQ, encoded by the coding sequence GTGTCCAGGGTGAAGGAATTCGACGTCGACGCGGCCTGCGAGGCCGCGCTGGAACTGTTCTGGCGGCAGGGCTATGAAGCCACCTCCGTCAGTGACCTGGTCGCCGAGCTCGGCATCGGCAAGGCGAGCCTGTACGCGACCTTCGGTACCAAGCACGAGCTGTACCTGACGGCCTTGAATCGCTACATCGCCCGGGGCAACGAGCGGTTCGTCGAGGACTTCGCCGGGCCGGGGCCGGCGCTCGCGGGAGTGCGACGGCTCATCGATCGCTATCTCGCCGAAATCCTGGGCGAATCGGGGCGCAAGGGCTGTTTCGTGGTCAACGCCGCCATGGAGATGATGCCGAAGGATCCCGAGGTCGTGCGGGTGATCGAGCGCAGCTGGGACGCGCTCGAGCTGGCGGTGCGGATGGCGTTGAGCCGGGCGAAGGCGCAGGGCGAACTCGACGCCACCGCCGATCCCGAAGAGCTGGCCGGATTCCTGCTCACCGTCCTGCAGGGCATGCGGGTGCTGAGCAAGGGGCCGGACCCCGCGGCGCGGGCCAAGGCGACGGCGAGGCAGGCCATCGCGGTCCTCGAAGCCGCTCGCAAACAGTGA
- a CDS encoding DUF1772 domain-containing protein: MSKIRSDLVTGVALLSTGLLAGAFGYGVVNVAATFDVVPLDVRLTFHTALMQRNGVVMQSAMALAAISSLALALLSRGRPRWLAGAAAALVVTSFLVTRFGNVPINGRIKVWAVTTAPADHAAILDRWETYNVIRTVAALTAFALVIAVSRLKLPDRARQLEA; the protein is encoded by the coding sequence ATGTCAAAGATAAGGTCAGATCTCGTCACCGGCGTCGCCCTCCTGTCGACCGGACTGCTCGCGGGGGCGTTCGGCTACGGCGTGGTCAACGTCGCCGCCACGTTCGACGTCGTCCCGCTCGACGTGCGGTTGACCTTCCACACGGCGCTGATGCAGCGGAACGGCGTGGTCATGCAGTCCGCGATGGCGCTCGCGGCGATCAGCTCCCTCGCGCTCGCCCTGCTGAGCCGCGGGCGGCCGCGATGGCTGGCAGGCGCGGCCGCGGCCCTGGTCGTGACGTCGTTCCTGGTCACCCGCTTCGGCAACGTCCCGATCAACGGCCGGATCAAGGTCTGGGCGGTCACCACGGCCCCCGCCGACCACGCGGCCATACTCGATCGCTGGGAGACCTACAACGTCATCCGGACCGTCGCCGCCCTCACCGCTTTCGCGCTCGTCATCGCCGTTTCACGACTCAAGCTCCCGGATCGCGCCCGTCAGCTCGAAGCCTGA
- a CDS encoding thiamine pyrophosphate-requiring protein: MSETVADHVLTRLREWDVEQVFAYPGDGINGLVTAFGAADDKPRFVQTRHEEMAAFAAVGYAKLSGRPGVCMATSGPGAIHLLNGLYDAKLDHVPVVAIVGQTARSAMGGSYQQEVDLQALFKDVASEYLVEVNVPEQLPNALDRALRTAIAQRAPTALIIPADLQEEPYQPPRHEFKHVPSSPPDHPRASVIPPSDEVARAAEVLNAGERVAILVGQGARNAVTEVREVADLTGAGVAKALLGKDVLPDDLPYVTGSIGLLGTRPTYEMMRDCDTLLIVGSNMPYAQFLPEFGQARAVQIDIDPRFLGLRYPTEVNLLGDAKGTLQQLIPLLAGKTERGWREKIEKNVGDWQETLTRQAMLDADPVNPMRIVHELSERIPEDAIVTADSGSATNWYARNLRMRGRMRGTLSGTLATMGSGVPYAIGAKFAHPDRPVIALVGDGAMQMNGMAELLTIARYRELWTDPRCVVCVFHNGDLNQVTWELRAMGGAPKFEPSQTLPEVSYSDFALEIGLGGIAVDDPAQLGEAWDVALSTDVPTVLDVRCDPEVPPIPPHATFDQVKAMTEAVLKGEPDAWHLLTQGIKTKMQELLPSRR, encoded by the coding sequence ATGAGCGAAACCGTTGCGGACCATGTTCTGACCAGGCTGCGCGAATGGGACGTGGAGCAGGTCTTCGCCTATCCCGGTGACGGCATCAACGGACTGGTGACCGCGTTCGGCGCGGCGGACGACAAGCCACGTTTCGTGCAGACACGCCACGAGGAGATGGCGGCGTTCGCGGCCGTCGGGTACGCGAAGCTGAGCGGACGGCCCGGTGTCTGCATGGCCACCTCCGGCCCGGGGGCGATCCACCTGCTCAACGGCCTCTACGACGCCAAGCTCGACCATGTGCCGGTGGTGGCGATCGTCGGGCAGACGGCGCGCAGCGCGATGGGCGGCAGCTACCAGCAGGAAGTGGACCTGCAAGCGCTGTTCAAGGACGTCGCGAGCGAGTACCTCGTCGAGGTCAACGTTCCCGAACAGCTGCCGAACGCCCTCGACCGCGCCCTCCGCACGGCCATCGCCCAGCGCGCGCCCACGGCGCTGATCATCCCCGCGGATCTGCAGGAGGAGCCCTATCAGCCGCCACGGCACGAGTTCAAGCACGTGCCGTCCTCCCCGCCCGATCATCCGCGGGCCAGTGTCATCCCGCCGTCGGACGAGGTCGCCCGCGCGGCGGAGGTGCTGAACGCGGGCGAAAGGGTCGCGATCCTGGTCGGCCAGGGCGCGCGCAACGCCGTCACCGAGGTGCGCGAGGTCGCCGACCTCACCGGTGCCGGAGTGGCGAAAGCATTGCTGGGCAAGGATGTCCTGCCCGACGACCTGCCGTACGTCACCGGATCCATCGGGCTGCTCGGCACCCGGCCGACGTACGAGATGATGCGGGACTGCGACACGCTCCTGATCGTCGGCTCGAACATGCCGTACGCGCAGTTCCTGCCGGAATTCGGCCAGGCCAGGGCAGTCCAGATCGACATCGATCCACGGTTCCTCGGGCTGCGTTATCCGACCGAGGTCAATCTGCTCGGCGACGCGAAGGGCACCTTGCAGCAGCTGATCCCGTTGCTGGCAGGGAAAACCGAACGCGGCTGGCGGGAAAAGATCGAGAAGAACGTCGGCGACTGGCAGGAGACGCTGACCCGCCAGGCGATGCTGGACGCGGATCCGGTCAACCCGATGCGGATCGTGCACGAGCTGTCCGAGCGGATCCCCGAAGACGCCATCGTCACCGCCGACTCCGGTTCCGCCACCAACTGGTACGCCAGGAACCTCCGGATGCGCGGCCGGATGCGGGGCACGCTTTCCGGCACCCTCGCGACGATGGGTTCCGGTGTCCCCTACGCGATCGGCGCGAAGTTCGCCCATCCCGACCGGCCGGTGATCGCACTGGTCGGCGACGGCGCGATGCAGATGAACGGGATGGCGGAACTGCTGACCATCGCCCGCTACCGCGAACTGTGGACGGACCCGAGGTGCGTCGTCTGCGTGTTCCACAACGGTGATCTCAACCAGGTCACCTGGGAACTGCGCGCGATGGGCGGCGCGCCGAAGTTCGAGCCGTCGCAGACCCTGCCGGAAGTGTCCTATTCGGACTTCGCGCTGGAGATCGGCCTCGGCGGGATCGCCGTCGACGATCCCGCCCAGCTCGGCGAGGCGTGGGACGTCGCGCTGTCGACCGACGTGCCGACCGTGCTCGACGTCCGCTGCGATCCCGAGGTGCCGCCGATCCCGCCGCACGCCACCTTCGACCAGGTGAAGGCCATGACCGAAGCCGTCCTCAAGGGCGAACCCGACGCCTGGCACCTGCTGACGCAGGGCATCAAGACGAAGATGCAGGAGCTGCTGCCGTCGCGCCGCTGA
- a CDS encoding glucose 1-dehydrogenase yields MGKRFSGKVVLVTGGGSGIGRATAAAFAREGAQVVVSGRDGEKLRQTVKEIETDGGTADAVTADVSVGAEVERLVAETVRRHGKLDIAFNNAGILGSPAPAADLDEDGFDAVVRTNLTGTWLSMKHEIAQMRKTGGGAIVNMSSNVGSHTRLPGMAAYAASKAAVDVLTRTAARDHIAEGIRINAVSPGATDTGMSFRPGETEADRAARLGAVIPLGRIGAVDEIAAAVLWLASDESAFVVGHDIVLDGGASA; encoded by the coding sequence GTGGGGAAGCGATTCAGCGGCAAGGTCGTCCTGGTCACCGGGGGCGGCTCCGGGATCGGGCGCGCCACGGCGGCGGCCTTCGCACGCGAAGGCGCCCAGGTCGTCGTTTCGGGGCGGGACGGCGAGAAGCTGCGCCAGACCGTGAAGGAGATCGAGACGGATGGCGGAACGGCCGACGCGGTGACCGCGGACGTGAGTGTCGGCGCGGAAGTCGAGCGCCTCGTCGCCGAGACCGTGCGGAGGCACGGCAAACTCGACATCGCGTTCAACAACGCCGGCATCCTCGGCAGCCCGGCCCCGGCGGCGGATCTCGACGAAGACGGCTTCGACGCCGTCGTCCGGACGAACCTCACCGGCACCTGGCTGTCCATGAAGCACGAGATCGCCCAGATGAGGAAGACCGGCGGGGGCGCCATCGTCAACATGTCGTCCAACGTCGGCTCGCACACCCGTCTGCCGGGGATGGCCGCCTACGCCGCCTCGAAGGCCGCCGTGGACGTGCTGACCAGGACCGCCGCCCGCGACCACATCGCCGAGGGCATCCGGATCAACGCGGTCAGCCCCGGCGCCACCGACACCGGCATGTCGTTCCGGCCCGGCGAGACCGAGGCCGATCGCGCCGCCCGGCTCGGCGCGGTCATCCCGCTCGGCCGGATCGGCGCGGTCGACGAGATCGCCGCGGCGGTCCTGTGGCTGGCGTCGGACGAGTCCGCGTTCGTCGTGGGGCACGACATCGTCCTCGACGGCGGCGCCAGCGCGTGA
- a CDS encoding LLM class F420-dependent oxidoreductase: MRHGIVLFTSDRGISPAAAARAAEAAGFDAFHVPEHTHIPVKREAPHPRTGDSSLPDDRYLRTLDPWVALATAASVTTRIRLATAVALPVESDPITLAKTIASLDHLSAGRVTLGVGFGWNVDELADHGVPGGKRRTVLREYLEAMRALWTQDEASYAGEFVSFGASWAWPKPAQAHIPVIVGAGATEKTFRWIAKSADGWLTTPGDTDIEDKARRLREIWHEEGRAGEPEISALGVRPDPDKLAELEAAGVTETIFGLPDRSPDEVEAWLQRLAGKLNLPAGSR; this comes from the coding sequence GTGAGACACGGGATTGTGCTGTTCACCAGTGACCGGGGCATCAGTCCGGCGGCCGCCGCGCGGGCGGCCGAAGCCGCGGGCTTCGACGCCTTCCACGTGCCCGAACACACGCATATCCCGGTCAAACGGGAGGCTCCGCATCCGCGCACCGGCGACTCGTCGCTCCCCGACGACCGCTACCTGCGCACGCTGGACCCGTGGGTCGCGCTGGCCACGGCGGCCTCGGTGACCACGCGGATCCGGCTCGCGACGGCGGTGGCCCTCCCGGTCGAGAGCGACCCGATCACGCTGGCGAAGACGATCGCCAGCCTCGACCATCTCTCGGCCGGGCGGGTCACGCTCGGCGTCGGCTTCGGCTGGAACGTCGACGAGCTGGCCGATCACGGCGTCCCCGGCGGCAAACGCCGCACGGTGCTGCGCGAGTACCTGGAAGCGATGCGCGCGCTCTGGACGCAGGACGAAGCCTCGTACGCGGGCGAGTTCGTCTCGTTCGGCGCCAGCTGGGCATGGCCGAAACCGGCTCAAGCGCATATCCCGGTGATCGTCGGCGCGGGCGCGACGGAGAAGACGTTCCGCTGGATCGCGAAATCGGCCGACGGGTGGCTCACCACACCCGGCGACACGGACATCGAGGACAAAGCGCGGCGGCTGCGCGAGATCTGGCACGAAGAGGGCCGCGCCGGGGAGCCGGAGATCTCGGCGCTCGGCGTCCGCCCGGATCCGGACAAACTGGCCGAACTGGAAGCGGCCGGGGTCACCGAGACGATCTTCGGTCTCCCGGACCGCTCCCCCGACGAGGTCGAGGCCTGGCTTCAGCGCCTCGCCGGGAAACTCAACCTGCCCGCTGGGAGTCGATGA
- a CDS encoding IclR family transcriptional regulator yields the protein MRETMGGRGVLEGAFALLEALNEHGGQAGLTQLVRTTGLPKTTAHRLLDQLADLGAVERAGRGYRIGSRVFRLGRHWQPELRDLAKEWLPALSARMRASLVLVVPREGRALVAAGAVLPADDVPVWPGSPLPPGTAAGRLLAAHHPALAEPDTDALEIRAAGFAAESETITEGLGCAAVAVRTPDGRVGAALAAVLPARRDPLSAVTALTSTARSFGAALAECSRQNRAG from the coding sequence ATGCGGGAAACCATGGGCGGACGCGGCGTGCTCGAAGGCGCGTTCGCGTTGCTCGAAGCACTCAACGAGCACGGCGGGCAGGCCGGGCTGACCCAGCTCGTGCGGACCACCGGGCTCCCGAAGACCACCGCGCACCGGCTGCTGGACCAGCTGGCCGACCTGGGCGCGGTGGAACGGGCGGGCCGCGGCTACCGGATCGGTTCGCGGGTGTTCCGGCTCGGGCGGCACTGGCAGCCCGAACTACGGGACCTGGCCAAGGAATGGCTGCCGGCGCTTTCGGCGCGGATGCGCGCGAGCCTGGTGCTCGTGGTCCCGAGGGAGGGGCGCGCGCTCGTCGCGGCCGGGGCCGTCCTGCCCGCGGACGACGTCCCGGTGTGGCCGGGCAGCCCGCTGCCGCCCGGGACCGCCGCCGGACGGCTCCTCGCCGCCCATCACCCGGCGCTCGCCGAACCGGACACCGACGCGCTGGAGATCCGCGCGGCCGGGTTCGCGGCGGAGTCGGAGACGATCACCGAGGGGCTCGGCTGTGCCGCCGTCGCCGTCCGGACCCCGGACGGCCGGGTCGGCGCGGCACTCGCCGCCGTCCTGCCCGCCCGCCGCGACCCGCTTTCCGCGGTCACCGCCCTGACGAGCACCGCCCGTTCCTTCGGTGCCGCGCTCGCCGAATGTTCGCGCCAGAACCGGGCCGGATGA
- a CDS encoding TetR/AcrR family transcriptional regulator, translated as MIIKRAYHHGDLRRALVLAARELLVERGPEGVSLRAAVAKVGASTAAPYRHFRDKDALLVAVALEGHAGLQECLRGSGDGTVTALGHSYLGFALENPALYRLMAGAGIGDRAAYPELAEAHRATCAVLADRVGERNDPGGFAVTLWCLLHGLATLVIDGHVERDSAVAEAERSLGLLVH; from the coding sequence ATGATCATCAAACGTGCCTATCACCACGGGGATCTTCGTCGTGCGCTCGTCCTCGCCGCACGGGAGCTCCTGGTCGAACGAGGTCCGGAGGGGGTGAGTTTGCGCGCCGCCGTCGCGAAGGTGGGTGCGTCCACCGCGGCGCCATATCGGCATTTCCGCGACAAGGACGCGCTGCTGGTGGCGGTCGCGCTGGAAGGGCATGCCGGGTTGCAGGAGTGTCTGCGGGGCAGCGGCGACGGGACGGTCACCGCGCTCGGGCATTCCTACCTGGGCTTCGCCCTGGAGAATCCCGCGCTGTATCGCTTGATGGCGGGCGCCGGGATCGGTGACCGTGCCGCGTATCCGGAACTGGCCGAGGCGCACCGGGCGACCTGTGCGGTACTGGCCGATCGGGTGGGGGAGCGGAACGATCCGGGCGGCTTCGCCGTCACGCTCTGGTGCCTGCTTCATGGGCTCGCCACGCTCGTGATCGACGGTCACGTCGAGCGCGATTCCGCTGTGGCGGAGGCTGAGCGCAGCCTCGGGCTTCTGGTCCATTAG
- a CDS encoding serine/threonine-protein kinase: MEEIRRLADRFDLIEPVGGGSMGTVWRARDENLERTVAVKELLLPHGAGEQKADEAKNRALREARIAARLVHPHAITVFGVIDEQDRPWIIMEYLPSTSLAEKLREGPMEVDDVIRLGIQLCSALAAAHRAGIVHRDIKPGNVLLGDDDTVKITDFGISRAMGDVQLTATGEISGTPAFLAPEVARGEDATSASDVFSLGATLYTALEGGTPYGTAENPIALLYRASSGEITPPTRSGILTPLLNRLLDVRPDSRPTMSETERELRALAAGEPTTLVAEEPPPKARKGMLIGVLAVFLVLAAAAAAAVVVVLNRDDDAPAGQAPPPASQSQSVAPATSEPVQPSPSSAPPSTPPPSSSSSVAPPPAQTPGQALSAYYALIPGNLQAGFATLSDNFKQTRNQSFERYSNYWRQFSAVTVSNVTESGNTVTATLTYVRASGGTTTGRETFVLVQKDGRYLIDSQRAG; encoded by the coding sequence ATGGAGGAGATCCGCCGCCTCGCCGATCGGTTCGATCTCATCGAGCCTGTCGGCGGTGGCTCCATGGGCACCGTGTGGCGGGCGCGCGACGAGAATCTGGAGCGCACGGTCGCGGTCAAGGAACTCCTTCTGCCGCACGGCGCCGGGGAGCAGAAGGCCGACGAGGCCAAGAACCGCGCGCTGCGCGAGGCCAGGATCGCGGCGCGGCTGGTGCATCCGCACGCCATCACCGTCTTCGGCGTGATCGACGAGCAGGACCGCCCGTGGATCATCATGGAGTACCTGCCCTCGACCAGCCTCGCGGAGAAGCTGCGTGAAGGGCCGATGGAGGTCGACGACGTCATCCGTCTCGGCATCCAGCTCTGCTCGGCGCTGGCGGCCGCGCACCGGGCGGGCATCGTCCACCGCGACATCAAGCCCGGCAACGTCCTGCTGGGCGACGACGATACCGTCAAGATCACCGACTTCGGGATCTCGCGGGCGATGGGCGACGTGCAGCTCACCGCGACCGGCGAGATCTCCGGGACCCCGGCGTTCCTGGCGCCCGAGGTGGCCCGTGGTGAGGACGCCACGTCCGCTTCCGACGTCTTCTCACTCGGCGCGACGCTGTACACCGCGCTCGAAGGCGGCACGCCTTACGGCACGGCGGAGAACCCGATCGCGTTGCTGTACCGCGCGTCGAGCGGCGAGATCACGCCGCCGACCAGGTCCGGGATCCTGACACCGCTGCTGAACCGGCTGCTCGACGTCCGGCCGGACAGCCGGCCGACGATGTCCGAGACCGAGCGGGAGCTGCGGGCGCTGGCGGCGGGGGAGCCGACGACGCTCGTCGCCGAGGAGCCGCCGCCGAAGGCGCGCAAGGGAATGCTGATCGGCGTGCTCGCGGTGTTCCTCGTGCTCGCGGCGGCCGCCGCCGCGGCCGTGGTCGTGGTGCTCAACCGCGACGACGACGCCCCGGCGGGGCAGGCTCCGCCGCCGGCTTCCCAGTCGCAGTCCGTGGCCCCGGCCACCTCGGAGCCGGTGCAGCCTTCGCCGTCCTCCGCGCCGCCTTCGACGCCGCCGCCGTCCTCGTCTTCCTCGGTCGCGCCGCCGCCCGCGCAGACACCGGGGCAGGCGCTCTCGGCCTACTACGCCCTCATCCCGGGGAATCTCCAGGCGGGGTTCGCCACCCTGAGCGACAACTTCAAGCAGACCAGGAACCAGAGCTTCGAGCGGTATTCGAACTACTGGAGGCAGTTCAGCGCGGTGACCGTGTCGAACGTGACCGAATCCGGCAACACGGTGACGGCGACGCTCACCTATGTGCGGGCCTCCGGCGGGACCACGACGGGGCGGGAGACCTTCGTCCTGGTCCAGAAGGACGGCCGGTACCTCATCGACTCCCAGCGGGCAGGTTGA